One Papaver somniferum cultivar HN1 chromosome 10, ASM357369v1, whole genome shotgun sequence genomic window carries:
- the LOC113318854 gene encoding uncharacterized protein LOC113318854, with translation MSVSIGSSSISRLATSSFSSSNHLRRSSKLTLSSRLFDRQRHDQQRVTSLKGGEPIKFTHGRHRAKGYLQKQFIVLASSEDLALNSELRTHASDEENLQLNAEDNIPGSSSVLDVEGSEGKPGFISFSGRPRLNKEVEIVVEPPPIKRRLNLLSFICPTILVASFIVPSLYLRRILSSIFEDSLLTDFLILFFTEALFYCGVAVFLLLIHHSHRPLGLKSSLKSNNRTQLVHRISSVTALALSLIIPMVTMGLVWPWTGPAASATLAPFLVGIVVQFAFEQYARYLRSPSWPVIPFIFQVYRLHQLNRAAQLVTALSFTVRGAEATSHNLAINSSLATLLNVLQFLGIICIWSLASFLMRFFPSSTAIPDS, from the exons ATGTCAGTATCAATTGGGTCTTCTTCTATATCTCGACTTGccacttcttctttctcttcttccaatCATCTCAGGAGAAGCTCAAAG CTTACTTTGTCGTCGCGGTTATTTGATAGACAACGACATGATCAGCAACGAGTGACTAGCCTCAAAG GAGGTGAGCCAATTAAGTTTACTCATGGAAGGCACAGGGCAAAGGGATACCTACAAAAGCAATTCATTGTGCTTGCTAGTTCTGAAGATCTTGCATTAAATAGTGAGCTCAGGACACATGCTTCAGATGAGGAAAATCTACAATTAAATGCTGAGGACAATATTCCTGGGAGCAGTTCGGTACTCGATGTTGAAGGATCTGAAGGAAAACCAGGTTTTATTTCATTTTCTGGTCGTCCCCGTCTTAATAAGGAAGTCGAGATAGTTGTGGAGCCTCCTCCCATCAAGCGCCGGTTGAACTTGCTTTCTTTTATCTGTCCCACTATCCTTGTTGCTTCCTTCATTGTTCCATCATTGTACTTGAGGAGAATTCTTTCTAGTATATTCGAGGACTCCCTTTTGACAG ATTTCCTCATACTGTTTTTCACAGAAGCTCTCTTCTACTGTGGAGTTGCTGTATTTCTTCTGCTAATTCATCATTCACATAGACCTCTCGGACTAAAATCCTCTCTTAAAAGCAATAATCGGACTCAGTTAGTGCATCGCATTTCTTCTGTTACTGCATTGGCACTCAGCCTGATAATCCCAATGGTGACAATGGGCTTGGTCTGGCCATGGACTGGTCCTGCAGCTTCGGCCACTCTTGCCCCGTTTCTAGTTGGGATTGTTGTGCAGTTTGCTTTTGAGCAGTATGCCAGATATCTCAGATCACCCTCCTGGCCTGTCATTCCCTTTATCTTTCAG GTATATAGACTCCACCAACTTAATAGAGCAGCACAACTGGTGACAGCCCTTTCTTTCACTGTTAGAGGGGCTGAAGCAACCTCACATAACTTGGCCATAAACAGTTCTCTGGCAACGCTTCTAAATGTCCTTCAGTTCCTTGGAATTATCTGCATATGGTCACTCGCAAGCTTCCTCATGAGGTTCTTCCCTTCCTCAACTGCCATTCCTGATTCGTAA